The following proteins are co-located in the Podarcis raffonei isolate rPodRaf1 chromosome 5, rPodRaf1.pri, whole genome shotgun sequence genome:
- the KCTD4 gene encoding BTB/POZ domain-containing protein KCTD4, whose translation MESNKKCNDSDGTDQGKNCKMSPITLNVGGYLYVTQKQTLTKYPDSFLERVVNGKALCPSDADGHYFIDRDGLLFRHVLNFLRNGELLLPEGFKENHLLALEADFFQLKVLADAVKIRWEKEQLAARETTFLEITDSHDRSQGLRIFCNAPDFITKIKSRIVLVSKSRLDGFPEEFSISSNIIQFKYFIKSENGTRLVLKEDNTFVCTLETLKFEAIMMALKCGFRLLTSLDCSKGSIVHSDALHFIK comes from the coding sequence ATGGAGAGCAACAAAAAATGCAACGACTCGGACGGCACCGATCAAGGCAAGAATTGTAAAATGTCTCCAATTACTCTCAACGTTGGCGGATATCTGTACGTTACGCAAAAGCAAACACTAACCAAGTATCCAGATTCTTTTTTGGAAAGAGTTGTCAATGGAAAGGCTCTCTGTCCGTCTGATGCAGATGGCCATTATTTTATAGACAGGGATGGGCTGCTCTTTAGGCACGTTCTGAACTTCCTACGGAATGGAGAATTGCTTCTACCAGAGGGATTTAAAGAAAACCATCTTCTGGCACTAGAGGCAGATTTTTTCCAGCTTAAAGTGTTAGCTGATGCAGTGAAAATAAGGTGGGAAAAGGAACAGCTTGCAGCCAGAGAAACTACCTTTCTGGAGATAACAGACAGCCACGACCGTTCGCAGGGCCTTCGGATTTTTTGCAATGCTCCAGATttcataacaaaaataaaatcgcGCATTGTTTTGGTATCCAAAAGCAGGCTGGATGGCTTCCCAGAAGAGTTTTCAATCTCTTCCAACATTATCCAGTTCAAATACTTCATAAAGTCAGAAAATGGGACTCGGCTTGTTTTGAAGGAAGACAATACTTTCGTGTGCACCTTGGAAACTCTTAAGTTTGAAGCTATAATGATGGCACTGAAATGTGGATTTAGGTTGCTGACAAGCCTGGACTGTTCCAAAGGGTCAATTGTTCACAGTGATGCACTTCATTTTATCAAGTAA